From one Cynocephalus volans isolate mCynVol1 chromosome X, mCynVol1.pri, whole genome shotgun sequence genomic stretch:
- the RGN gene encoding regucalcin, with the protein MTMSSIKIECVLPENCRCGESPVWEEASNSLLFVDIPAKKICRWDSLTKQVQRVIVDAPVSSLALRQSGDYVATIGTKFCALNWADQSAVVLATVDKDKKNNRFNDGKVDPAGRYFAGTMGEETAPAVMERHQGSLYSLFPDHHVKKYFDQVDISNGLDWSLDHKIFYYIDSLSYSVDAFDYDLQTGQISNRRSVYKLEKEEQIPDGMCIDTEGKLWVACYNGGRVIRLDPETGKRLQTVKLPVDKTTSCCFGGKDYSEMYVTCARDGLDPESLLRQPEAGGIFKITGLGVKGIAPYPYAG; encoded by the exons ATGACAATGTCTTCCATTAAGATTGAGTGTGTTTTGCCCGAGAACTGCCGGTGCGGTGAGTCTCCAGTATGGGAAGAAGCATCCAACTCTCTGCTCTTCGTAGATATTCCTGCGAAAAAGATTTGCCGGTGGGATTCACTCACCAAGCAAGTGCAGCGAGTGATCGTGG ATGCCCCAGTCAGCTCTTTGGCCCTTCGCCAGTCAGGAGACTATGTCGCCACCATTGGAACAAAGTTCTGTGCTTTGAACTGGGCAGATCAATCAGCAGTTGTCCTGGCCACAGTGgataaagataagaaaaacaatcGATTCAATGATGGGAAGGTGGATCCCGCCGGGAGATACTTTGCTG GCACCATGGGAGAAGAAACAGCCCCGGCAGTTATGGAGCGGCACCAAGGGTCCCTGTACTCCCTTTTTCCTGACCACCATGTGAAAAAGTACTTTGACCAGGTGGACATCTCCAATGGTTTGGATTGGTCCCTAGACCACAAAATTTTCTATTACATCGACAGTTTATCCTACTCCGTGGATGCCTTTGACTATGACCTGCAGACAGGACAAATCT CCAACCGCAGAAGTGTTTACAAGctggagaaagaagaacaaatccCAGATGGAATGTGTATTGACACTGAGGGGAAGCTCTGGGTGGCCTGTTACAATGGAGGAAGGGTGATTCGTTTAGATCCTGAGACAG GGAAAAGACTCCAAACTGTGAAGTTGCCTGTTGATAAAACAACTTCATGCTGCTTCGGAGGGAAGGATTATTCTGAAATGTATGTGACCTGTGCCCGGGACGGGTTGGACCCTGAGAGTCTTTTGAGGCAACCTGAAGCTGGTGGGATTTTCAAG ATAACTGGCCTGGGGGTCAAAGGAATTGCCCCCTATCCTTATGCGGGATGA